CCGGCCAGAGCTCGGCGGGCGGCCGGCGACCGGCGAGCACGGCGCAGGTCCCCGGCCCCAGCCGCTCCAGGAAGCGCTCCCGGAAGAGCGGCTCTTCGCCGCCCAGGCGGTCGTAGTCGTCCACCAGGAGCGCCAGCCCCCGCTCCGCCGCCTCGCGCGCGGCGGCCGCCGCCAGCCGCTCCAGGCGCGTCTCGGGCGCTTCGCCCGGCGCGGGTGCCAGCGCCAGCGCCCGCTCCAGCCGGTCGAGCAGCAGCACCAGGGCGCCGCCCTCGCTCCCGGCCTCCGCCGCCAGGGTCAGCGGGCGGCAGGCCGCCTCCTCCGCCAGGCGCCGGCAGGCGTTCAGAAGAGCCGACTTGCCCGCGCCCGCCGGGCCGTGGACGTAGACCAGCGCGGGCCTGGCGCTCGCCTCCTCCAGGGCCGCGCGGACGGCGCGAAGCTCGCGCGTGCGGCCGACGAAGAGCGCCGCCTCCGACTCCCGCACCAGCTGCCCCAGGGTGAGCGTCCCCTCGGCCGGCGTCGCCCCCACCTCCCACCGGAG
This window of the Bacillota bacterium genome carries:
- a CDS encoding ATP-binding protein, whose protein sequence is MAAWAPTRAATGGLRWEVGATPAEGTLTLGQLVRESEAALFVGRTRELRAVRAALEEASARPALVYVHGPAGAGKSALLNACRRLAEEAACRPLTLAAEAGSEGGALVLLLDRLERALALAPAPGEAPETRLERLAAAAAREAAERGLALLVDDYDRLGGEEPLFRERFLERLGPGTCAVLAGRRPPAELWP